CATTATGCCAGGAATTCTAGCTACAAGCCTAGGTCTGCATGCTTGACCGTACTTTTGCCTTCAGTTCGTAAGGAGGTGTCGGGATAAGGGCCATTTAGCTAGTAGTTTGAGGATAGTAGGGTGGCGTGAGGCGGTATTTGGTCGGCAGGGGTAGAGGCTTCCCTCATCTAACGTTTCTTTCTccactccctttcctctctccctcagacAGCGACTCTGCGCCCGTACCTCAACGCTGTGCGTGCCACGCTGCAGGCCGCCCTCTGTCTGGAAAACTTCTCCTCTCAGGTGGTGGAGCGCCACAACAAGCCAGAGGTGGAGGTCCGGTGAGTGTctttgttcgtgtgtgtgtgtgtgagagtgtgtttgaCCTTGGTGTATGCTATCCCCCCTCAGGAGCAGCAAAGAGTTGCTGCTGCAGCCAGTCATCATCAGTCGTAATGACAAGGAGAAGGTTCTTATCGAGGGCTCCATCAACTCAGTCCGAGTCAGCATCGCTGTCAAGCAGGTCAGGGATATTATTTATTCCAGTGTGTATAGTCTATAACCTGTCCTTTACAGGTGCAGTTGACGGGCTTGATTTTGGTGACTTTCATActttatttaaacaataaggcccgaTGGGGTGTATATGGCcattataccacggctaagggctgttcttacgcaacgcggagtgcctggatacagcccttagctgtggtatgtaggccatataccacaaacccctgaggtactttattgctattataaaaggGTTACTAATGTAATTACAACAGTAAACAATACGTTTTGTGTTATACCTgtggtatattgtctgatataccacagctttaaACCAAACTACCTgctttataattaagcaataaggcacgagggggtgtggtacatggccaatataccacggctaaggactgttcttaaTCTAAAATcgatttaaataaatacaattccacagcaatctacacaccataccccataatgaaaaggcaaaaacaggtttttacaatgtttagaaatgtattataaacagaaatgccttatttacataagtattcggacCCTTTGCGATAAGACTTGAAactgagctctggtgcatcctgtttccattgctcatccctgagatgtttctacaacttgattggaggccagctgtggtaaattcaattgattggacatgatttggaaaggcacacacatgtctacataaggtcaactgtgggacagtgcatgtcagagcaaaaaccaagccatgaggttgaaggaattgtccgttgaggcccacttggaatttgccataatgcacctaaagactcagaccatgagaaacaagactctggtctgatgaaaccaagattgaactctttagccagAATTCCAAGTGTTACGTCTataggaaacctgccaccatccatatggtgaagcatggtggtggcaggattatgctgtggggatgtttttcagcggcagggacttggagactagtcaggatcgcggcaaagatgaacggagcaaagtacagagaaccttaatgaaaacctgctccagagcactctggAATTCAGCctggggtaaaggttcaccttctaaccctaagcacacagcaagacaacgcaggagtggctttgggacaagtctctgaaagtccttgagtggcccggacttgaacccaatcaaacatctcaggagagacctgaaaaatagctgtgcagcaacgctccctatccaacctgacagagcttgagaggatctgcagagaagaatggaagaaactccaagtacaggtgtgccaagcttgtagcgtcacacccttgtagactcaaggctgtaatcactgccaatggtgcttcaacaaagtactgagtaaagggtctgcatacttatataaatgtgatatttcagtttttgtattttattaggaaaaatgcctaaacctgtttttgctttgtcattatggggtgttgtgtgtgtgagattgacgGGGGGGATTTAATCAATtgtagaatgaggctgtaacctaacaaaatgtggaataggtcaaggggtctgaatactttctgaaggtacgtTGGCCATATACtgcaaacccctgaggtgccttattgctattataaatgggttaccaatgtaattaggagtaaaaatacatgtaatgtcatacccatggtatacggtctgatataccacggctgtcagccaatcagcattcatggCTCGACCCACCCAGTTCACAATAATATTTGGAAACGCCTATCTTTTTGTAGTGTCGTTACCCAAACAGAAGTGCAGCTGtacttttttaaaaatgtttctcTATTCTTTCTCTCGGTTCTGTGAGGCTGTGTTGGTTTATCAAAGACATGAAATGTActactgtgattttttttttttttttttttttacaacctgGTGACAATTGGTGGCTATTAGAGCTGCTGTCATGTGATTGGTGGGTGCGGAGTCTGACTGCTGTGTGATTGGTGTGTCACTGCAGGCGGATGAGATTGAGAAGATCCTTTGCCATAAATTCATGCGCTTCATGATGATGAGAGCTGAGAACTTCTTCATCCTGAGGAGGAAACCGGTGGAGGTGAGAGGCGATGACTGGTGGTACAACCAACATCTCAAACTTATCACATTATCGAATGACTTGGAAGTCTGTTTTCTTAGAACACAAATtgttggctttttttttttttttcactcagACAAAATTCTGTAAGAATTGGGATTTATTACCCCTCCCTTTTCTCCTTCATTTGTCTGCAGGGTTATGACATCAGTTTCCTCATCACCAACTTCCACACGGAGCAGATGTACAAGCACAAGCTGGTGGACTTCGTCATCCACTTCATGGAGGAGATCGACAAGGAGATCAGCGAAATGAAGTTGTCTGTCAATGCCAGGGCCCGTATCGTTGCAGAGGAGTTCCTAAAAAATGTGAGTGTCTTCATATCTGTCAGTCTTCTCACCTAGAAGTTGAAGTTTTATCTGACATCCATGTTTTTGACATGCGCAGTTCTAAGAAAATTCCCAAACATTCCTCACGCTGATCACGACCGTCATCATGGTTTCTGAGGGGTCCGCATCACAGGACGGAGAGGGGGAGGGGCAAACATTGTGACCAGTCATTCGCAATGGAAAAAAGTAAAGATGCATCAGACCAATGGGGTGTTGCCCTACATCATTGAGGTATCCCTGTGCTCAGAAATATTTATGTTTGTACAGAATTAATATTCACAGCCTCATTTAATTTCTGCCTTTTAGAACAAAGCATTAAATCAGGGCGGGTCCTTAAAATAAAATCCTAATCAATATTAATGAGCACAGGGAAATGCATGGAGATTTCTGATAATTGAaacttatattttttttttatatatataaatattatattCACAGAATGTTTTGCTAAGTTTGTTACGACACCTGTTTCTTGTCTTAATACACACAGAGCAGACCCTATCATTGATGGAAATGATTGTGATAATAGTGCTGGCAGTGATGAATAAATCCCTTTATTGTTTGTTTGTATTTTGCTGTGTTATTATACCATAATAGTATATTGCACTGTGTATTGCTTGGACCTGTTTATCTTTATGAAGAGAAATTTGACATTGATTAATGAATGCAAACTATTTACATGCTatagaaatgttggtaaatttgtGGACAAAATGCCAGCTAGCTTGTTGGGACCTGTCAAATGTAATGTTTGTTTCTACGTAACATGCCATAGTAGATATAGTACAACTGTATGATGCATAAGAATGGCACCTTGTTAGCTACTACATCATAAATATCCTCAACTATCTAGTAGGCTTTGGTTTGAATTCATATCGTTATTTTATATGGCTGTTGGTAGACCATGGCATTTGCAAGGCCAGGATAGGGTGACCCTGGGTATCAAACCCACTATGTAAAATTTATGCACGCATAACTTTAGGTCGCTACTTACTAGCAGTAAATCATTGGACAGTAAGGTAACACTATTTGGATAGTcaa
The sequence above is drawn from the Salmo salar chromosome ssa22, Ssal_v3.1, whole genome shotgun sequence genome and encodes:
- the arpc4 gene encoding actin-related protein 2/3 complex subunit 4, with translation MTATLRPYLNAVRATLQAALCLENFSSQVVERHNKPEVEVRSSKELLLQPVIISRNDKEKVLIEGSINSVRVSIAVKQADEIEKILCHKFMRFMMMRAENFFILRRKPVEGYDISFLITNFHTEQMYKHKLVDFVIHFMEEIDKEISEMKLSVNARARIVAEEFLKNF